In one window of Balaenoptera musculus isolate JJ_BM4_2016_0621 chromosome 10, mBalMus1.pri.v3, whole genome shotgun sequence DNA:
- the LOC118902797 gene encoding proline-rich protein 13-like, which produces MGNSSHLQQWCKGDRAPGFLPFLLFPFLGWRKYLNIWNPNTRQPGPYPHPPNVGYPGGCNPAHPPPATPTFPPGPFPTPPGAPQGNPAFPPGGPCHPVPQQGYPGCQPSGPYSPQYPPPAPGMCPVNPLTPGMVGLGMVIDKKMQKKMKKAHKKKQKHHKHGKHSSSSSSPSSSSSDSD; this is translated from the exons ATGGGGAACTCATCACACTTGCAA CAGTGGTGTAAAGGTGACAGGGCACCTGgattcctccctttccttctttttccattcctggGCTGGAGGAAATACCTGAACATATGGAATCCCAATACCAGGCAGCCAGGGCCATATCCACACCCCCCTAATGTCGGGTACCCTGGAGGTTGCAATCCTGCCCATCCACCACCTGCCACCCCTACCTTTCCTCCAGGCCCCTTTCCCACTCCCCCAGGAGCACCCCAGGGGAATCCAGCCTTTCCCCCTGGTGGGCCCTGTCATCCTGTGCCACAACAAGGGTATCCAGGATGCCAACCCTCAGGTCCCTACTCCCCTCAATACCCACCACCTGCCCCTGGCATGTGTCCTGTGAATCCATTGACTCCTGGCATGGTAGGACTAGGAATGGTGATTGACAAGaagatgcaaaagaaaatgaaaaaagctcataaaaagaagcagaaacacCACAAACATGGCAagcattcctcctcctcctcctccccttcctcttccagcAGTGACTCTGACTGA